The Xyrauchen texanus isolate HMW12.3.18 chromosome 38, RBS_HiC_50CHRs, whole genome shotgun sequence genome window below encodes:
- the LOC127631545 gene encoding NACHT, LRR and PYD domains-containing protein 3-like isoform X1, giving the protein MSLYEEREDGAVHHQRAASPESSYVSMKSNNSMIKPPDLSDGAVTSDPVNTKGRKRGRDTSHDETDYEDADKTLAQRIKLLEYQEESMGNSSMFDPSNLSADSVNRKHSPFFQSDRIDTWDLITDAVNSVERADLNRSLMSDRTEAVDDVLQRLKDTHKTIMKNKYESLFEGIKLQENQTLLNRIYTQLYIIEGESEGVNEEHEVLQMEKSYRTLQDTPINCNDIFKPLTEPGCEEKRRENIKTVLTKGIAGIVKTVSVQKFIVDWAEGKANQDVDFMFVLPFRELNLIKDHQYSLHKLLLDFHPDLHELDSKIYDECKVVFIFDGLDESRIKLTFSKIKKVSDVTKISSVGVLMSNLINGDLLPSALIWITSRPAAANQIPSRYIKRVTEIQGFNDPQKEEYFRKRISDEHQASRIISHIRRARSLHIMCHIPVFCWISSTVLQNILKQDESAEIPQTLTEMYIHFLLIQIKMRNEKYEERDPEKVIVKLAELAFKQLMKGNVMFYEEDLIESGIDVTDASVYSGICTEIFKEESVIHQRKVYSFIHLSFQEFFAALYVFFCYLHKNCEVLKMFLSGKHRTRCKDVPLDVFLKEVVNEALKSKTGHLDLFLRFLHGISLESNQRLLQDLLKHTENNPEIMKKIIQNLKRGQKQNVSPERWMNLSHCLIEMKDHSVVEEMQVFLKSKTKKNLSPVQCSTLANMILMSEEVLDEFDLNKYKIKTREGRQRLVPAVRNCRKALMSGCNLTVQHCEIVSSALQSSNSPLRELDLSNNDLQDSGVKLISDALKSTNCKLEILRLSACNLTDQCCESLVSALQSSNCPPRELDLSNNRLEDSGVNLISDALKSTNCKLEILRLCGCNLTDQCCESLVSALQSSNSPLRELDLSNNRLEDSGVNLISDALKSTNCKLEILRLCSCNLTDQCCESLASALQSSNSPLRELDLSNNDLQDSGVKLISDALKSTNCHLEILRLSRCMVTEVGCCYVASALISNPSHLKELDVSCNHPGEAGVNLLTERLNDPHCTLDKLNVNHGAEIRITPGPQKYFCDLTLDPNTAHTKLSLSEGNRKATLVRESQSYPDHPERFNKLHQVLCRESLTGRCYWESEWSGDGVDISVTYKGIKRKGFSESWFGYNKISWSLICSNNSFSVRHNNNSTYIRVPSVDSKRIGVYLDWTSGTLSFYSVSDTHTLTHIHTFNTTFTEPLYAGFKVYNDSSVTLCHIKQPSV; this is encoded by the exons AAACACCaaaggaagaaagagagggagagatacaTCACATGATGAAACAGACTATGAAGATGCTGACAAAACACTGGCCCAGAGAATCAAACTTCTAGAATATCAAGAAGAGTCCATGGGTAACAGCTCCATGTTTGATCCCTCTAATCTCAGTGCTGACTCAGTGAACAG AAAACATTCACCCTTCTTTCAAAGTGACCGCATTGATACCTGGGATCTCATTACTGACGCAGTGAACAG TGTGGAGAGAGCTGATCTGAACAGATCTTTGATGTCCGATCGGACAGAAGCAGTGGATGATGTCCTACAGAGACTCAAAGACACTCACAAAACCATCATGAAGAACAAGTATGAGAGTTTATTTGAGGGAATCAAACTACAAGAGAATCAAACCCTCCTGAACAGGATTTACACACAGCTCTACATCATCGAGGGAGAGAGTGAAGGAGTGAATGAAGAACATGAGGTTTTACAGATGGAGAAAAGTTACAGGACACTCCAAGACACTCCAATCAactgcaatgacatctttaaaccTTTAACTGAACCAGGAtgtgaggagaagagaagagaaaacatCAAGACTGTTCTCACTAAAGGCATCGCTGGAATTGTAAAaacagtctctgtgcagaagttcattgtggactgggcCGAGGGAAAAGCCAATCAAGATGTAGATTTCATGTTTGTGCTTCCATTTCGAGAGCTGAACTTGATTAAAGACCACCAGTACAGTCTTCACAAACTTCTGCTGGACTTTCATCCTGACCTTCATGAACTGGACTCAAAGATTTATGATGAGTGTAAAGTTGTGTTCatctttgatggtctggatgaaaGCAGAATTAAACTTACTTTCTCAAAGATTAAGAAAGTTTCTGATGTGACGAAGATTTCATCTGTGGGTGTGTTGATGTCAAACCTCATCAATGGAGATCTGCTTCCCTCCGCTctcatctggatcacctccagaccagcagcagccaatcagatccccTCCAGATACATCAAACGTGTGACCGAAATCCAGGGattcaatgaccctcagaaggaggaatatttcaggaagagaatcagtgatgagcatcaagccagcagaatcatctcacacattagaagagcaagaagcctccacatcatgtgccacataccagtcttctgttggatcTCATCCACTGTGCTTCAAAACATCCTGAAACAAGACGAAAGTGCAGAAATCCCTCAAACTCTGACTGAAATGTACATCCACTTCCTGCTCATTCAGATCAAAATGAGGAATGAGAAGTATGAAGAGAGAGATCCAGAGAAAGTGATTGTGAAACTTGCTGAACTGGCTTTCAAACAACTGATGAAGGGCAATGTCAtgttctatgaggaggacctgatTGAGAGCGGCATAGACGTCACTGACGCCTCAGTGTATTCTGGGATCTGCACTGAAATCTTTAAGGAGGAATCTGTGATTCATCAGAGGAAAGTCTACAGCTTCATTCATCTGAGCTTTCAGGAGTTTTTTGCAGCACTTTATGtgtttttctgttatttacacaagAACTGTGAGGTTCTGAAAATGTTTCTGAGTGGAAAACACAGAACTCGATGTAAGGATGTTCCTCTGGATGTGTTTCTGAAGGAAGTAGTGAATGAAGCCCTGAAGAGTAAAACTGGACATCTGGATCTTTTCCTTCGATTCCTTCATGGCATCTCACTGGAGTCCAATCAGAGACTCTTACAGGATCTACTGAAACACACAGAGAACAATCCAGAGATCATGAAGAAAATAATCCAAAACCTCAAACGAGGTCAAAAACAAAACGTCAGTCCTGAAAGATGGATGAATCTCTCACACTGCTTGATTGAAATGAAAGATCATTCTGTTGTTGAGGAAATGCAGGTCTTTTTAAAatctaaaacaaagaaaaatctttCTCCTGTACAATGTTCAACTTTGGCCAACATGATCCTGATGTCAGAGGAGGTGTTGGATGAGTTTGACctcaacaaatacaaaataaaaacaagagaGGGTCGACAGAGACTCGTACCAGCTGTGAGGAACTGCAGAAAAGCTCT TATGTCCGGCTGTAATTTGACGGTTCAGCACTGTGAAATTGTGTCATCAgctctacaatcatcaaactctcctctgagagagctggacctgagtaacaatgacctgcaggattcaggagtgaagctgatctctgatgcactgaagagtacaAACTGTAAACTAGAGAtattgag ATTGTCCGCCTGTAATCTCACTGATCAATGTTGTGAAAGTCTGGTGTCAgctctacaatcatcaaactGTCCTccgagagagctggacctgagtaacaatcgACTGGAGGATTCAGGAGTGAATCtgatctctgatgcactgaagagtacaAACTGTAAACTTGAGATACTGAG ATTGTGCGGCTGTAATCTCACTGATCAATGTTGTGAAAGTCTGGTGTCAgctctacaatcatcaaactctcctctgagagagctggacctaaGTAACAATCGACTGGAGGATTCAGGAGTGAATCtgatctctgatgcactgaagagtacaAACTGTAAACTTGAGATACTGAG ATTGTGCAGCTGTAATCTCACTGATCAATGTTGTGAAAGTCTGGCGTCAgctctacaatcatcaaactctcctctgagagagctggacctgagtaacaatgacctgcaggattcaggagtgaagctgatctctgatgcactgaagagtacaAACTGTCATCTGgagatactgag ATTATCTCGCTGTATGGTGACCGAGGTTGGCTGTTGTTATGTTGCTTCAGCTCTGATTTCAAACCCTTCACACCTTAAAGAGCTGGATGTAAGCTGCAATCACCCAGGAGAAGCAGGAGTCAATCTGCTCACTGAGAGACTCAATGATCCACactgcacactggacaaactcaa tGTGAATCACGGAGCAGAGATCAGAATTACACCTGgaccacaaaaat atttctgtgatctcacactggatccaaatacagcacacactaaactctctctgtctgaggggaacaggaaggcGACACTTGTGAGAGAGAGTCAGTCATATCCggatcatccagagagatttaaTAAGCTTcatcaggttctgtgtagagagagtctgactggacgctgttactgggagtcTGAATGGAGCGGTGACGGTGTTGATATATCAGTGACATATAAAGGAATCAAGAGGAAAGGATTTAGTGAAAGTTGGTTTGGATATAATAAAATCTCCTGGAGTCTGATCTGCTCTAATAACAGTTTCAGTGTCAGACACAATAATAACAGCACATACATACGAGTCCCTTCAGTCGACTCTAAGAGAATAGGAGTGTATCTGGACTGGACGtccggcactctgtccttctacagcgtctctgacacacacacactcacacacatacacacattcaacaCCACATTCACTGAACCGCTCTATGCTGGATTTAAAGTTTATAATGATTCCTCAGTGACTCTGTGTCACATTAAACAACCGTCTGTGTGA
- the LOC127631545 gene encoding NACHT, LRR and PYD domains-containing protein 3-like isoform X3 — MPFYCSTGHVNGHDTTRWLPRNTKGRKRGRDTSHDETDYEDADKTLAQRIKLLEYQEESMGNSSMFDPSNLSADSVNRKHSPFFQSDRIDTWDLITDAVNSVERADLNRSLMSDRTEAVDDVLQRLKDTHKTIMKNKYESLFEGIKLQENQTLLNRIYTQLYIIEGESEGVNEEHEVLQMEKSYRTLQDTPINCNDIFKPLTEPGCEEKRRENIKTVLTKGIAGIVKTVSVQKFIVDWAEGKANQDVDFMFVLPFRELNLIKDHQYSLHKLLLDFHPDLHELDSKIYDECKVVFIFDGLDESRIKLTFSKIKKVSDVTKISSVGVLMSNLINGDLLPSALIWITSRPAAANQIPSRYIKRVTEIQGFNDPQKEEYFRKRISDEHQASRIISHIRRARSLHIMCHIPVFCWISSTVLQNILKQDESAEIPQTLTEMYIHFLLIQIKMRNEKYEERDPEKVIVKLAELAFKQLMKGNVMFYEEDLIESGIDVTDASVYSGICTEIFKEESVIHQRKVYSFIHLSFQEFFAALYVFFCYLHKNCEVLKMFLSGKHRTRCKDVPLDVFLKEVVNEALKSKTGHLDLFLRFLHGISLESNQRLLQDLLKHTENNPEIMKKIIQNLKRGQKQNVSPERWMNLSHCLIEMKDHSVVEEMQVFLKSKTKKNLSPVQCSTLANMILMSEEVLDEFDLNKYKIKTREGRQRLVPAVRNCRKALMSGCNLTVQHCEIVSSALQSSNSPLRELDLSNNDLQDSGVKLISDALKSTNCKLEILRLSACNLTDQCCESLVSALQSSNCPPRELDLSNNRLEDSGVNLISDALKSTNCKLEILRLCGCNLTDQCCESLVSALQSSNSPLRELDLSNNRLEDSGVNLISDALKSTNCKLEILRLCSCNLTDQCCESLASALQSSNSPLRELDLSNNDLQDSGVKLISDALKSTNCHLEILRLSRCMVTEVGCCYVASALISNPSHLKELDVSCNHPGEAGVNLLTERLNDPHCTLDKLNVNHGAEIRITPGPQKYFCDLTLDPNTAHTKLSLSEGNRKATLVRESQSYPDHPERFNKLHQVLCRESLTGRCYWESEWSGDGVDISVTYKGIKRKGFSESWFGYNKISWSLICSNNSFSVRHNNNSTYIRVPSVDSKRIGVYLDWTSGTLSFYSVSDTHTLTHIHTFNTTFTEPLYAGFKVYNDSSVTLCHIKQPSV; from the exons AAACACCaaaggaagaaagagagggagagatacaTCACATGATGAAACAGACTATGAAGATGCTGACAAAACACTGGCCCAGAGAATCAAACTTCTAGAATATCAAGAAGAGTCCATGGGTAACAGCTCCATGTTTGATCCCTCTAATCTCAGTGCTGACTCAGTGAACAG AAAACATTCACCCTTCTTTCAAAGTGACCGCATTGATACCTGGGATCTCATTACTGACGCAGTGAACAG TGTGGAGAGAGCTGATCTGAACAGATCTTTGATGTCCGATCGGACAGAAGCAGTGGATGATGTCCTACAGAGACTCAAAGACACTCACAAAACCATCATGAAGAACAAGTATGAGAGTTTATTTGAGGGAATCAAACTACAAGAGAATCAAACCCTCCTGAACAGGATTTACACACAGCTCTACATCATCGAGGGAGAGAGTGAAGGAGTGAATGAAGAACATGAGGTTTTACAGATGGAGAAAAGTTACAGGACACTCCAAGACACTCCAATCAactgcaatgacatctttaaaccTTTAACTGAACCAGGAtgtgaggagaagagaagagaaaacatCAAGACTGTTCTCACTAAAGGCATCGCTGGAATTGTAAAaacagtctctgtgcagaagttcattgtggactgggcCGAGGGAAAAGCCAATCAAGATGTAGATTTCATGTTTGTGCTTCCATTTCGAGAGCTGAACTTGATTAAAGACCACCAGTACAGTCTTCACAAACTTCTGCTGGACTTTCATCCTGACCTTCATGAACTGGACTCAAAGATTTATGATGAGTGTAAAGTTGTGTTCatctttgatggtctggatgaaaGCAGAATTAAACTTACTTTCTCAAAGATTAAGAAAGTTTCTGATGTGACGAAGATTTCATCTGTGGGTGTGTTGATGTCAAACCTCATCAATGGAGATCTGCTTCCCTCCGCTctcatctggatcacctccagaccagcagcagccaatcagatccccTCCAGATACATCAAACGTGTGACCGAAATCCAGGGattcaatgaccctcagaaggaggaatatttcaggaagagaatcagtgatgagcatcaagccagcagaatcatctcacacattagaagagcaagaagcctccacatcatgtgccacataccagtcttctgttggatcTCATCCACTGTGCTTCAAAACATCCTGAAACAAGACGAAAGTGCAGAAATCCCTCAAACTCTGACTGAAATGTACATCCACTTCCTGCTCATTCAGATCAAAATGAGGAATGAGAAGTATGAAGAGAGAGATCCAGAGAAAGTGATTGTGAAACTTGCTGAACTGGCTTTCAAACAACTGATGAAGGGCAATGTCAtgttctatgaggaggacctgatTGAGAGCGGCATAGACGTCACTGACGCCTCAGTGTATTCTGGGATCTGCACTGAAATCTTTAAGGAGGAATCTGTGATTCATCAGAGGAAAGTCTACAGCTTCATTCATCTGAGCTTTCAGGAGTTTTTTGCAGCACTTTATGtgtttttctgttatttacacaagAACTGTGAGGTTCTGAAAATGTTTCTGAGTGGAAAACACAGAACTCGATGTAAGGATGTTCCTCTGGATGTGTTTCTGAAGGAAGTAGTGAATGAAGCCCTGAAGAGTAAAACTGGACATCTGGATCTTTTCCTTCGATTCCTTCATGGCATCTCACTGGAGTCCAATCAGAGACTCTTACAGGATCTACTGAAACACACAGAGAACAATCCAGAGATCATGAAGAAAATAATCCAAAACCTCAAACGAGGTCAAAAACAAAACGTCAGTCCTGAAAGATGGATGAATCTCTCACACTGCTTGATTGAAATGAAAGATCATTCTGTTGTTGAGGAAATGCAGGTCTTTTTAAAatctaaaacaaagaaaaatctttCTCCTGTACAATGTTCAACTTTGGCCAACATGATCCTGATGTCAGAGGAGGTGTTGGATGAGTTTGACctcaacaaatacaaaataaaaacaagagaGGGTCGACAGAGACTCGTACCAGCTGTGAGGAACTGCAGAAAAGCTCT TATGTCCGGCTGTAATTTGACGGTTCAGCACTGTGAAATTGTGTCATCAgctctacaatcatcaaactctcctctgagagagctggacctgagtaacaatgacctgcaggattcaggagtgaagctgatctctgatgcactgaagagtacaAACTGTAAACTAGAGAtattgag ATTGTCCGCCTGTAATCTCACTGATCAATGTTGTGAAAGTCTGGTGTCAgctctacaatcatcaaactGTCCTccgagagagctggacctgagtaacaatcgACTGGAGGATTCAGGAGTGAATCtgatctctgatgcactgaagagtacaAACTGTAAACTTGAGATACTGAG ATTGTGCGGCTGTAATCTCACTGATCAATGTTGTGAAAGTCTGGTGTCAgctctacaatcatcaaactctcctctgagagagctggacctaaGTAACAATCGACTGGAGGATTCAGGAGTGAATCtgatctctgatgcactgaagagtacaAACTGTAAACTTGAGATACTGAG ATTGTGCAGCTGTAATCTCACTGATCAATGTTGTGAAAGTCTGGCGTCAgctctacaatcatcaaactctcctctgagagagctggacctgagtaacaatgacctgcaggattcaggagtgaagctgatctctgatgcactgaagagtacaAACTGTCATCTGgagatactgag ATTATCTCGCTGTATGGTGACCGAGGTTGGCTGTTGTTATGTTGCTTCAGCTCTGATTTCAAACCCTTCACACCTTAAAGAGCTGGATGTAAGCTGCAATCACCCAGGAGAAGCAGGAGTCAATCTGCTCACTGAGAGACTCAATGATCCACactgcacactggacaaactcaa tGTGAATCACGGAGCAGAGATCAGAATTACACCTGgaccacaaaaat atttctgtgatctcacactggatccaaatacagcacacactaaactctctctgtctgaggggaacaggaaggcGACACTTGTGAGAGAGAGTCAGTCATATCCggatcatccagagagatttaaTAAGCTTcatcaggttctgtgtagagagagtctgactggacgctgttactgggagtcTGAATGGAGCGGTGACGGTGTTGATATATCAGTGACATATAAAGGAATCAAGAGGAAAGGATTTAGTGAAAGTTGGTTTGGATATAATAAAATCTCCTGGAGTCTGATCTGCTCTAATAACAGTTTCAGTGTCAGACACAATAATAACAGCACATACATACGAGTCCCTTCAGTCGACTCTAAGAGAATAGGAGTGTATCTGGACTGGACGtccggcactctgtccttctacagcgtctctgacacacacacactcacacacatacacacattcaacaCCACATTCACTGAACCGCTCTATGCTGGATTTAAAGTTTATAATGATTCCTCAGTGACTCTGTGTCACATTAAACAACCGTCTGTGTGA
- the LOC127631545 gene encoding NACHT, LRR and PYD domains-containing protein 3-like isoform X2, whose amino-acid sequence MSLYEEREDGAVHHQRAASPESSYVSMKSNNSMIKPPDLSDGAVTSDPVNTKGRKRGRDTSHDETDYEDADKTLAQRIKLLEYQEESMGNSSMFDPSNLSADSVNSVERADLNRSLMSDRTEAVDDVLQRLKDTHKTIMKNKYESLFEGIKLQENQTLLNRIYTQLYIIEGESEGVNEEHEVLQMEKSYRTLQDTPINCNDIFKPLTEPGCEEKRRENIKTVLTKGIAGIVKTVSVQKFIVDWAEGKANQDVDFMFVLPFRELNLIKDHQYSLHKLLLDFHPDLHELDSKIYDECKVVFIFDGLDESRIKLTFSKIKKVSDVTKISSVGVLMSNLINGDLLPSALIWITSRPAAANQIPSRYIKRVTEIQGFNDPQKEEYFRKRISDEHQASRIISHIRRARSLHIMCHIPVFCWISSTVLQNILKQDESAEIPQTLTEMYIHFLLIQIKMRNEKYEERDPEKVIVKLAELAFKQLMKGNVMFYEEDLIESGIDVTDASVYSGICTEIFKEESVIHQRKVYSFIHLSFQEFFAALYVFFCYLHKNCEVLKMFLSGKHRTRCKDVPLDVFLKEVVNEALKSKTGHLDLFLRFLHGISLESNQRLLQDLLKHTENNPEIMKKIIQNLKRGQKQNVSPERWMNLSHCLIEMKDHSVVEEMQVFLKSKTKKNLSPVQCSTLANMILMSEEVLDEFDLNKYKIKTREGRQRLVPAVRNCRKALMSGCNLTVQHCEIVSSALQSSNSPLRELDLSNNDLQDSGVKLISDALKSTNCKLEILRLSACNLTDQCCESLVSALQSSNCPPRELDLSNNRLEDSGVNLISDALKSTNCKLEILRLCGCNLTDQCCESLVSALQSSNSPLRELDLSNNRLEDSGVNLISDALKSTNCKLEILRLCSCNLTDQCCESLASALQSSNSPLRELDLSNNDLQDSGVKLISDALKSTNCHLEILRLSRCMVTEVGCCYVASALISNPSHLKELDVSCNHPGEAGVNLLTERLNDPHCTLDKLNVNHGAEIRITPGPQKYFCDLTLDPNTAHTKLSLSEGNRKATLVRESQSYPDHPERFNKLHQVLCRESLTGRCYWESEWSGDGVDISVTYKGIKRKGFSESWFGYNKISWSLICSNNSFSVRHNNNSTYIRVPSVDSKRIGVYLDWTSGTLSFYSVSDTHTLTHIHTFNTTFTEPLYAGFKVYNDSSVTLCHIKQPSV is encoded by the exons AAACACCaaaggaagaaagagagggagagatacaTCACATGATGAAACAGACTATGAAGATGCTGACAAAACACTGGCCCAGAGAATCAAACTTCTAGAATATCAAGAAGAGTCCATGGGTAACAGCTCCATGTTTGATCCCTCTAATCTCAGTGCTGACTCAGTGAACAG TGTGGAGAGAGCTGATCTGAACAGATCTTTGATGTCCGATCGGACAGAAGCAGTGGATGATGTCCTACAGAGACTCAAAGACACTCACAAAACCATCATGAAGAACAAGTATGAGAGTTTATTTGAGGGAATCAAACTACAAGAGAATCAAACCCTCCTGAACAGGATTTACACACAGCTCTACATCATCGAGGGAGAGAGTGAAGGAGTGAATGAAGAACATGAGGTTTTACAGATGGAGAAAAGTTACAGGACACTCCAAGACACTCCAATCAactgcaatgacatctttaaaccTTTAACTGAACCAGGAtgtgaggagaagagaagagaaaacatCAAGACTGTTCTCACTAAAGGCATCGCTGGAATTGTAAAaacagtctctgtgcagaagttcattgtggactgggcCGAGGGAAAAGCCAATCAAGATGTAGATTTCATGTTTGTGCTTCCATTTCGAGAGCTGAACTTGATTAAAGACCACCAGTACAGTCTTCACAAACTTCTGCTGGACTTTCATCCTGACCTTCATGAACTGGACTCAAAGATTTATGATGAGTGTAAAGTTGTGTTCatctttgatggtctggatgaaaGCAGAATTAAACTTACTTTCTCAAAGATTAAGAAAGTTTCTGATGTGACGAAGATTTCATCTGTGGGTGTGTTGATGTCAAACCTCATCAATGGAGATCTGCTTCCCTCCGCTctcatctggatcacctccagaccagcagcagccaatcagatccccTCCAGATACATCAAACGTGTGACCGAAATCCAGGGattcaatgaccctcagaaggaggaatatttcaggaagagaatcagtgatgagcatcaagccagcagaatcatctcacacattagaagagcaagaagcctccacatcatgtgccacataccagtcttctgttggatcTCATCCACTGTGCTTCAAAACATCCTGAAACAAGACGAAAGTGCAGAAATCCCTCAAACTCTGACTGAAATGTACATCCACTTCCTGCTCATTCAGATCAAAATGAGGAATGAGAAGTATGAAGAGAGAGATCCAGAGAAAGTGATTGTGAAACTTGCTGAACTGGCTTTCAAACAACTGATGAAGGGCAATGTCAtgttctatgaggaggacctgatTGAGAGCGGCATAGACGTCACTGACGCCTCAGTGTATTCTGGGATCTGCACTGAAATCTTTAAGGAGGAATCTGTGATTCATCAGAGGAAAGTCTACAGCTTCATTCATCTGAGCTTTCAGGAGTTTTTTGCAGCACTTTATGtgtttttctgttatttacacaagAACTGTGAGGTTCTGAAAATGTTTCTGAGTGGAAAACACAGAACTCGATGTAAGGATGTTCCTCTGGATGTGTTTCTGAAGGAAGTAGTGAATGAAGCCCTGAAGAGTAAAACTGGACATCTGGATCTTTTCCTTCGATTCCTTCATGGCATCTCACTGGAGTCCAATCAGAGACTCTTACAGGATCTACTGAAACACACAGAGAACAATCCAGAGATCATGAAGAAAATAATCCAAAACCTCAAACGAGGTCAAAAACAAAACGTCAGTCCTGAAAGATGGATGAATCTCTCACACTGCTTGATTGAAATGAAAGATCATTCTGTTGTTGAGGAAATGCAGGTCTTTTTAAAatctaaaacaaagaaaaatctttCTCCTGTACAATGTTCAACTTTGGCCAACATGATCCTGATGTCAGAGGAGGTGTTGGATGAGTTTGACctcaacaaatacaaaataaaaacaagagaGGGTCGACAGAGACTCGTACCAGCTGTGAGGAACTGCAGAAAAGCTCT TATGTCCGGCTGTAATTTGACGGTTCAGCACTGTGAAATTGTGTCATCAgctctacaatcatcaaactctcctctgagagagctggacctgagtaacaatgacctgcaggattcaggagtgaagctgatctctgatgcactgaagagtacaAACTGTAAACTAGAGAtattgag ATTGTCCGCCTGTAATCTCACTGATCAATGTTGTGAAAGTCTGGTGTCAgctctacaatcatcaaactGTCCTccgagagagctggacctgagtaacaatcgACTGGAGGATTCAGGAGTGAATCtgatctctgatgcactgaagagtacaAACTGTAAACTTGAGATACTGAG ATTGTGCGGCTGTAATCTCACTGATCAATGTTGTGAAAGTCTGGTGTCAgctctacaatcatcaaactctcctctgagagagctggacctaaGTAACAATCGACTGGAGGATTCAGGAGTGAATCtgatctctgatgcactgaagagtacaAACTGTAAACTTGAGATACTGAG ATTGTGCAGCTGTAATCTCACTGATCAATGTTGTGAAAGTCTGGCGTCAgctctacaatcatcaaactctcctctgagagagctggacctgagtaacaatgacctgcaggattcaggagtgaagctgatctctgatgcactgaagagtacaAACTGTCATCTGgagatactgag ATTATCTCGCTGTATGGTGACCGAGGTTGGCTGTTGTTATGTTGCTTCAGCTCTGATTTCAAACCCTTCACACCTTAAAGAGCTGGATGTAAGCTGCAATCACCCAGGAGAAGCAGGAGTCAATCTGCTCACTGAGAGACTCAATGATCCACactgcacactggacaaactcaa tGTGAATCACGGAGCAGAGATCAGAATTACACCTGgaccacaaaaat atttctgtgatctcacactggatccaaatacagcacacactaaactctctctgtctgaggggaacaggaaggcGACACTTGTGAGAGAGAGTCAGTCATATCCggatcatccagagagatttaaTAAGCTTcatcaggttctgtgtagagagagtctgactggacgctgttactgggagtcTGAATGGAGCGGTGACGGTGTTGATATATCAGTGACATATAAAGGAATCAAGAGGAAAGGATTTAGTGAAAGTTGGTTTGGATATAATAAAATCTCCTGGAGTCTGATCTGCTCTAATAACAGTTTCAGTGTCAGACACAATAATAACAGCACATACATACGAGTCCCTTCAGTCGACTCTAAGAGAATAGGAGTGTATCTGGACTGGACGtccggcactctgtccttctacagcgtctctgacacacacacactcacacacatacacacattcaacaCCACATTCACTGAACCGCTCTATGCTGGATTTAAAGTTTATAATGATTCCTCAGTGACTCTGTGTCACATTAAACAACCGTCTGTGTGA